In the Rhododendron vialii isolate Sample 1 chromosome 2a, ASM3025357v1 genome, ATGCATACaattggttttggttatacttgtaatggttcagttatgccaaaaattatggtgtctTCTTTTAAAGGGTAGACACCGAAGTATTTTCCGTTAGATTATAAATAGTGCCTCCAAAATTATATGTCACCTCCCTACCAATTTCCAATTAATTTTGAGCCggctttcttatttttttccagTACAATCATATGAGGACAAGCTGGAGTCACATGATCATAGTGTAACACCACATGGTGGTTGATTTTTTTGTCACTATTTTACGTAGAAAAATCTATCCtcatgaagaaaaaaatgtccACAAAAACTTCCAATACTTATACGTTTATTTTTTTCCTGGTAAGGCGGAGTGTCCCGAGCCAGCTTGTGCGATGCGCACCTCAAATTAATCCGTACAATCCCTCCCGGTCTCGATCTTTTGACACACTTATGCGTGAGAGTGAAGTGTTCTCAGAGttgttggcaaaaaaaattgaacctgAGACATTTGGAGAGAGCAAACCCGTAAATCCCAAGCTGAGATCCAACGTATATGGGTTTCAACACTTATATGTTATTTAATTTATATCCATCTAGCAACTATAAATACCCTTACAGCTACCCTCACATGCACAAGTTGATACCTCTAACAACAACTCAACCATCACTTTGTTTTCAGCTGGGGGATTCCCAAAAAGTAGTTCACAAATTAAGCCTCCAAAGCACAAACCCAAAGTGGTTTTTCTTTGAGAGAAAAAAGGGTGGTTTTCAGGTGATCCAACACCATGGGAAATTGCATGGAGAGGAGCAGACAAGGCCAAGAAGTGGGGAGAAAACAAGGGGAGcaagaaaatgaagagaaagaaagTGGGTTTGTGAAGGAAGGTGGTTTtgagaatggtggtggtggtattaGGATTAAGATAGTTTTGACAAAGGAGGAGCTGGAGTGGTTGATGTTTGAGTTGCAGAAGGGTAAAAATGGAAAGAAGCTAGAAGATGTATTGGGTGAGATAGAGAAGGGGAGAGGGAAAATTGTGGGGTGGAAACCTTCCCTAGAGAGTATAGTGGAGAGCCGTGAAGTTGTTGAGATGGACAGATGAGTCCCTCCAATTTGCTagttttttctcctctttttccttcttctgaTGGGTGGGGTGGGGCTTTTTAGTAAACTTGTAAATTATGCTTTTCCTTTTGAGAAGAGCCCTGAAGTGCTCGGGATGTAAAAACAGGAGAAAAACAGGAGTTCTTCAACAGAAATCttttcttctctgtttttttggatttttgttgtggttgatCAATGAGTACCCTTAATGGAATTGAATCCTCCCCAGTTCAAATTTAGACTGACGGGACGGTTCAAATCTGGGCCATATGTTAGCATATTTATATTGTGTTTAGataaatttttgagaaattttttgaggTTGTGAGTGGAGAtcgaaagaaattttttgagttagaaatttttttccaaaaacataACCGAACAAGGCatcaatggtttgaatttgatCCGGATTGTCTCGTCTAATCTAGTCCAAATCTTGGACTAGAAAGAATCTGAACCCACCATGAAcccagggccggctctgagattttggaggcctaagacGATCTTCGAAAGTGAGGCCCTTAATAATTGTAAACGAAAATCAGATAAAGAGTCGATAAATGAACTTTAATTTCAAAACCAAATACATGTATTCAAGAcagaaaacccaacaaaaaatacaatatacCACACTATTTCAAAAGCATCATTATCTTTACTTAAACATCACTCGTCTTGCGGTTTTAGCAGCAAATCCCGAAAAATTTCAACCTATCAATTTTGCCATGAAACATGATACCATCAAGAAATAAACATAAAGATATCAAACATGTAGTCAACACTCATATAGACATAAGACGTCCAGATTGTAGAACTAACaactaatattatgaatttatgATTTTAAACCGTGTATACTCATTAAGGGCCCAAACTAAAACCCTAGATAGGATGTGggaaaagagaacaaataaAGAATCGATCATAAAATACCTGTTGAATCTCTAATTTCCTTCTTGTCTCTCTTACTCTTTGATCTTGTTCCTCtagttcttcatcttcttctcaatttttttctgcCCTAGTTTTGTTAGTTGTtgctccttttttgtttttttcttgcgTTCCGAACTTCCGACCGTTCCTTGTTCAATTTTCTGGGCCATTGGGCCTCAATTGTAGAATGTATTGGGTTTAAAATTGGGCCATAAATtaacacatatatactaggtcTCATAAATAAGTGGGGGCCCtgttttttgacaatttttgggggcttaaggcccacgcctcttgggccttagcccagaGCTGGGCCTGCATGAACCCACCCTCAATCTGTACTTGGGATTTTATTCGAGTTTTAGCTCAGACCGTCATGTCATTCTATATCCTCTTAACGGTGGGGCTGTGAATAATTATTTACTGAGCCAATCGCGcccgtccaaaagtgttctggacttttcggatgttaatgaaacttttccgaagAAGAGTGAAACTTCATTAAAATTCAGACCGTTtagaacacttttggatggtcaCGATTAGTTGCTGCTGTAAAAAATTTGTTCACAGCTTagtcgtgaataagtttctctccatCATATTACTCTTCCTTATCTTCTTGTATTTTGATTTATATTTTGTACTTCCAAAAGTATGTGAAGACGACTAAGGGGGTGTTCCGCCAATTAATTGAGCTGGCTGTCCCGCCACTTCTGTCAAAATAAGCCACCCGTGGTTCGGCTaaaaaagccaacaaaaaaagCCACATTGCAGAGGAGATGAAATTACCAAAGTACCCTGCCCATTCGTCTTATCTGGCTTCCCAACGGAATCCTATCCTTTTCTCCTCCTCACAATAGCCACACACAGTCCAAACCCCttttggaacacttatttttatacatagtttatatattaaaaattatcgttaagaaattaaatgtttcaattttcaatttatctaaaccggtgcaaagataataattttctaatcattttatcttaaattgtcataattgatttttggctctaaggcctttcaacgagcagcctaagactctttatttagtttcagattTCTCTTAAGGTGCTCGTTGAAAtgtcttagagcaaaaaattcattatgagcattaaagataaaatgataaaaacaagaagatctatccaccgattcaaccggattgaagaTCAGAACAGTAatatattattaattaaataaaatagaCAAAGAGAAATGAAGATTATTAAGCAAATAACAGAGTTTTTGGCAAAAATGGGGTGCGGACATTTCTGAGGCGCGGGGGTATTTTCGGAAGAAGGAGTGGGGTCGGGGCAGGGTTGTGTGTCAGGAGAGGGTAAAAGCAAATGGCTTTTTGTTggataagccaataagccaataagcctgGCTCAATTAATTGGCCGAACACCCCCTAAATAACATTTCATGCATAACTCCAAGGGTTCAGATGGTGATAACTCACCCGACAATCACCTAGCTTCTTAAGTCGGTTCAGGGTTCGATTCTCACTTGCATGCTATTAATTTTTATGTTGGGCAAGTTCATACAAGAATTAGTAATTGTTCAACTCTCCTAGGACACCGCTATGCTGTGTTCTTCATCTTAGGTACCACATTAGTAGATAGGTCTGAGATACCACGGGACGATGCTCTAGGAGCCGGTTGAATAAATTTTCCTCTTCTAGTCTAGTACTATGAGACGATAGAATTCGTACTCTATATTAATCTGTCCATTAATTAGACTAGATACTAAATTGCATGGAGTACAAAAACATTTCACGCCTCCCAATGATTAGTATGAGCGGAGTGTTGATAAATCTATCAAATTTAACCGCAACACATACAACGTGTGAAGAAACATGCACAATCAGAAAAGATACAGATTATTACGTGATTTTTCAATTATGTAATTGAGTAAATCCACGACTAACACCAGCTTTCATtatttatcgaataaagaaaatataaagATACATTGTCGATTGCGTAAggtaaatatatatttatatataaccTACAATTTATATCACCTATAGTCATAATGCTCTGGTCTATGCTTCAGCGGCTGCGAGCCCGACCTTGACGTGGGCGTTGTCCCCTAAACCTCTGCAATCTAACCGGTCAGGTCGAACCCCGACTAGTTAGTAAAACGTAAATCAAATCGAATCAGCTCCACAAACCGAGCGTCGGCAAGCAGTAAGGTCCGTTTCGTACAAAAAATGTGGAAAGTTCAATCATCAACTTGACTTTAAAAACCAGGTCTACTGGTGTTGGCAGATCATGTGATTCATGTTGAAGTaagagaaaatcttctttacggtTGATCCGTAAAGAAGAAGTTACGGAGCTCAATCGCGACCGTCCAAGATGtttttggacgatccggattgaaaaccaattatgaccggtaataattgattttgacttttttccggaaaagtttcattaaaatctggaccgttcaaaaccaaaaaaaacccgCGAGATTGAACAGGAACACGGAAGGAAGCTCCATGAAAAAGACACTCTCGTTGAAGTAGTCCTCGTAGAGAAAAGTGTACAGTATACTAAGTAGGAGTACATGAAAAGTTAGTTTGTGATCTGGGGCTGATAGTTTGAAAGCTTCAACCGCGGTTGTGAGACGGACCTATCGATTACCAAGAACAGCACTACAGCAGTAATTGTTCGGAACTTTTCCGGTAAAGTTTTGAGATCCCTATCACTAGGTGTGGGAATTTTTCATGGACTCGAACACCCCTTATTTGAGTGTATATTATATACActccccaaaatgttatgaattatagagaaaatgttatgaatcgtattgctaaaaagttatgaatcgtaCAAAGGTtatgagatacaccaaaatattatgaattataatgaaaatgttacgaatcgtactaccgaaaagttatgaattctagaacaaaagttacgaaacactctaaaatgttatgaatgaaccacaaaATAAGTGCATATGATACCCTTTTAAAAGGTGTGTATTATagactttcctttttttccgaAACGAACATGAATACGAATGACGTGATATAAAACATGATCACACAAATAATAAGGAGGTAGTATGATAGAACTCAATAAACCGAAATGTGTGGTGGTGATTGGTATTAGACCACCACGTGCAGATACcccaaaattaaataatgtcTAACGCCGTCACACGTTACATAGCTGAGCCCATAGGCGCACTTAGAGGATAGCTAAGGGCCCAATTTGAATCTACCCAATAAACCCACACTTGCATGTTCAGCCTGTAAATTTTAACTTCAATTCTCTGGTTTTTTTACCACCTTTTGCCTGTTGAGTTACCTGGGCTACATGATTTCAGAATTTAAATTATAAAACTTTTCGAATAGAAGTATGCTATatacattcaaaaaataaaaaaaggtaaaaaatttgacaataaAACACTAAGAACGAAAAAAACATGAATGACGAAACAGTCAAAAATTCTGAAGAGAATATTTCAAAgatgagaaccaaacaaagtgaaaaaATGCTCCCCTCGACTcgtctgttttttgtttttgcaatcaTAAGTCTCCTGGCGTTGCTTGTAGAGTTGCAAGAAAAACAGGCAAAATTAACCAAACAATATTTGATAATTACTTGTATGCTATCTAAGCAGCATAGCCGGCCCTGAGTTGAAGCTCGGGGTATGGCCGCTTTAGGCTCCCGGAAGTTTACAAATTTATGATACCCCTATAATAGTCCTATAAAAAAAGATCACATAATTAATTTTCACTTTAAGCCCCGAAAAGTCTGGACCAGCCTTGCTAAGTAGCAGTCTAAGATTCTTCTGGTATACTCCCAAGAACTCGATCCTCCCCCTTGCCAGAAGAAACAACTCTGACTCGAGAAGCAGGGATTTGCACAAGCTCACGAGCCACGTCCCTGAATTCAAGTACTCCTCCATCTCTACACTTGGACAGCAATCTTGCAGCTTCTTCTTTCGTCATCAAAATCTTCACCttcatcccctctctctcctcgccacCAACGAGCGGCCGGTGGCTCTGTTCTCTCTCTAGCTCCTTTTCTTTCTGAAGCAGCGGGACTATCGCTTCGGCCGGGactttgttctctcttttcttgAGCTTGTTTGTTGGATTCTTCTTGTCCAAATCGTCTCTAAGTATGTAGTTTGGCTTGTTTTGGTTGCTGAGTTTGGTTTTGGAACCGAAGTTTCCAATATTGAAGTAGGGATGCAAAATATCCaacattttgagagagagagagagagagagagagagagagagagagagagagaattagggGTGGTGGTGAATTTACGAGTGGAAGACGAAGGAAATATGTAAGCTGATATGTGTGAATTTATAGGGATAAGGTGAGTAGGGAGTTTGTGACTATAGCAAGCAAAGATTACAAAATTGGGCATAGTGGACAGGTGGAGCAGTCAAGACtgagagtaattattcagtcgTCTCCACAAACCCAGCGTCTGAGGCATGGAGTAAGGTCCGGTCGTACAAAAGATGTGGAAAGTTCGATCATCAACTTGACTTCAAAAACTAGGTCTACTGGTGTTGGCAGATCATGTTGAAGTGGTCCTCGTAGAGAAAAGTATACTAATAAGTACATGAAAAGTTAGTTTTGTGGTCTGGGGCTAATGGTttgaaaagttctaccggttGTGAGACAGACCTATCGACAAGAACAGGAGTaattgttttgaactttttccTGTAAAAGTGTGGGAATTTTTTCACGGACTCGAACGCGATACGGAGTTAACAGGTTAGTCTTTTTTCCGAAACAAACACGAATATGAATGACATGATAAACATGATAACACAAATAGAATAAGTAGGTAGGGTTATGGTCGAACTCAATAAACCGAAAAATGTGTGGTGCTAAATGGTGTTGGGCCACCACGTAACGGTACCCCAAGATTAATGAATAATCTCTCACGCGTTACATAGCTGACCCCGTGAGCGCAATTGGAGGATAGCTAAGGAGTAAGGACCCAATGCGAATCATATTACGgcctagcatttttatttatttaattaattacgTTGCCATTTATTATTGGAGTGTTGTGGTTGGGTCCTAATTAATCAATTATCTTGCGTGCTCTATGGGTAATATTGACACAATTGTAATCTTTGgagtatgagattgattttgggtaAAGTAGTGATACAGAATGgtaattttgttagtttttattgGATTGGATCAGATTATTAGAAGAGGAGTATACTTTTGCTATTTACTTACCTAATAAATTCTAATTACCTAATTAGCTAGAGTTTAGGGTAACGTGAGTTATTGGTACGTGGTTTTGGAGTATATGTATATTAGACTAGTGCTATTATCTTTCAAACGTTCAGTGAAAAATGTTGGGTTCGCTACTTATGTTATTTTTGCGAAAATCCAATATTTTATTAGTCGAATAATAATTTGTGTTTGGCCCGATTGATCATTTGTTTGTGTGGGCTAGTTTTATGGATAGAATATTCTACACATTTGTGGCTGTGGCACATGATTGGCACATGCTTTGTAAGCTTCTCTTGGAAGCTAAAAGGAGATCAAGTCAACCGGGGAAAAGTAATTGCATTTGTAGCTtctggaaaagaaagaaatacgGCAAGTGCACTGTGGTCTGTGGGTGTGTTTCGAGTTCGGTGGAAAAGGTCAAGGCCAAAAGTCCTGATATGTTCTCCCATATTCGGCAGCTTCATCGCCAATTGTTGGGGCTGTTTTTGTTCTCAGTTTGTGGCTCTCCATTTCGTCAATTTCGTTTCACGTGGCTTCCATACCGTAAACTTATGTGAATTCGTTTTCTACTCAGGTACTATAATGacctttccttttttaatttttgttggtttttgtaCTGAtttttgccacttttttttttgttaacgttacTCTCCGACCTGTAAGTGTATCTTTGCATCagaaatacacttgcaggggagtgacattaacaaaaaaacacttgcagaggagtgacgttaacaaaaaagggagtggtaaaatcattttcctttccgtATTTACACTATATCAGTTTACAATTGCCTCACCAGTGGACTCACCTATCACTTTCATCTCACTTGTTAGTACTTTCTTCcacttcttcctttttcattatCAAATtcaaccttctttttttctaattgTTTGAACAATTTTGCTAGACATAAAATGGTACAGGGGAAAGGCAGCGGTGAGGTCAGGTCAAATTTTTATTaacttctgtttttcttttttcttttttgtagaGAATTACAGATTCCCGAATGCAAGTTTTgttcacaaaccaaaaaaaaacattgaaagttgaaacaccTATATTTTTACGAAAACATGAATTCACAATTTTTGGACGGTTACGATTGGTGTTGTTGTAAAGAACTTGTTCACAACTCAGTCATGAATAAGTTTATCTCCAACATATTACTCTTCCTTTATCTTCTTGTATTTTGATTTATATTTTGTACGTCCAAAAGTATGTGAAGACGATTAAATAACATTTCATGCATAACTCCAAGGGTTCAGACGGTGATGATAACTCACCCGACAATCACCTCGCTTCTTAagtaggtttagggtttgattCTCACTTGCATgctattaatttcttttctatGTTGGGCAAGTTTATACAAGAATTAGACCCTTCCGCTAGGAGTAATTGTTCAACTCCCCTAGGACACCGCTACCCTGTGTTTTTCATCTTAGGTTCAACATTAGGGAAGAGGTCTGAGATACCACATGACGATGCTCTAAGAGccggttgaataatttttcctcttcTAGTCTAGTACTATGAGACGATAGAATTCGTTCTCTATATTAATCTGTCCATTAATTAGACTAGATACTAAATTGCATGGAGTACAAAAACATTTCACACCTCCCAACGATTAGTATGAGCGGAGTGTTGATAAATCTATCAACTTTAACCGCAACACACACAACGTGTGAAGAAACACAATCAGAAAAGATACAGATTATTATGTGACTTCTCAATTATGTAACTGAGTAAATCCACGACTAACACCAGCTTTCATtatttatcgaataaagaaaaTATACAGATACCTTGTCGATTGCGTAAggtaaatatatatttatatataaccTGTAATTTATATCACCTGTAGACTATTACAATATTGTTAAAAGATGACacttgaaaaagtaaaaagatgtcaatttttgaaaaaaccgtAATTAAAAAGATTACAATAGATAAATAATGTCAGTCATTTAAAAAACtgtgatataatatatttataatgtcactttctaaaatagtgacataactattctttctttttaatgtcagtttctccTAAACTgcaatataatatatttatgatgtcactttgtgaaatagtgacataactattctttctttttcatgtCAGTTTCTCCTAAATTGcgatctaatatatttatgatgtcactttgtaaaatagtgacataactattctttctttttgatgtCAGTTTCTCCTTATAAGTgacattgaagaacaaaaatttgtttttggaaaaaacgGCGCCATCTATGAGCGTCGTTGTTTTGAAGTCTTAAATTGGGAGCGAGTCGTtacatatggtatcagagcctaccAACCGGAAATGTGGGACAGAATCTCGACCCTAAACGAGGACGTGTGTTCCTAAGTGGGGAGATTGTGAAGCCCTGCCCCTAGGGAGTTCCAGATAGTGGTGAACTGGCCTGAGGGCAGTTGGGACTTGTGCGAGGGGCTGTCGGATCGGTGACCAGAAAGGTCAACCGAGGgcagtcccacatcgcttggtgaaAGTGTAAGTTGTGTGCTATAAATAATATATCGTCATCCTATCTTGTACAATGACTTTTAAAGTTATGACAGTGTCAAAGCCAATTGAAACTTTAAAGTTAAGCGTACTCGCACAGAAGTAATTCTAGGATGGATGACCTCACTGGGAGGTTTGATGGGGTTTGGTATTCAAAGCAAACAATATTATACAGGGTGGGAGCAGGTCGTTACAAAATATGATAGTTTTAAAGCACTATAATGACGTTCCACAAATGTCATCTTTTACTTTCAATTACGTTTATAAAATGTCATCTTTATAGATATTAATGAGTAATGACAGTTTCAAACTGTCATTTTAAGATTCAGACTTTTAATGACAGCTCCATAGATGACAGTttcaaaactgtcatctttcacgtttaatgacacttttaaactgtcatTTTTTTacgattattgtagtagtgtgcTCTTGTCTATGCTTCAGCGGCTGCGAGCCTGACCCCGACATGTAAGCTGATATTGAAGTAGGGATGCAAAATATCCAACATtttgagagatagagagagagagagagaatgtgttaGGGGTGGTGGTGAATTTACGAGTGAAAGATGAAGGAAATGTAAGCTGATATGTGTGAATTTATAGTGGTAAGGTGAGTAGGGAGTTTATGACTATAGCATAGAGTACAAATTGGGCATAGTGGGCATGCAGGTGGAGCAGTCAAGACTGAGAGTAGTTATTCAGTCGTATCGGGGCACCgtcaccataaaaaaaaattcatgaccGGTGTGTTACATGCCACATCTAATTTAAAATTTAGATTTTTAAAGACGAGCTCATACACACATACGACACAAAGTACACACTCATACACACATAAATATCCGTGCTCGAGTTTGATCTCACCCACACCTACCTGAACCATTCGTTTTGAGCCGGGctttggaacaaaatgaaaaacgaTTTCTCCCAGACAGTACTTCTCCTACGGAGGAAGTTCCTTTGAAAGAACGTCGATTACCATTTGGATAGATACATCTTTAATGAATGATGAACTTCAAAACATAAGTGTAATTGTTCATGGGTACGATTATATATATGGATGATGAATTTTATAACACATGTACATTCTTTTTGGCTGCTAGGAATGATTAACTGATAAGaccgtaaatgttcacataagcgCCCACTGATTTACACTTGCTAAGTTCATTTATATTGTTACTCAGAACTTAACGCTTGATTTCTGTGTTTTAGGTATCCGGAGGTTTGAACATTTAAATGGCCTTTAATATAGTTGCTCGTACTGTGTGGGAATTGGTTACAGAGGAACACAAGTTGCGTACATGTCTTGGTGGGCCCAAGGACAAGTGTTTCTTATTCTTATTTTGGCTAGACTTggactaagaaaaaaaaaggatttagaAGGCCTAAGCCTAATATTCTCGGCAGTGGGAGCACGGTCCACAGCTTTGACTAGAAAAGGAGGAAAATAAGGATACAGCAAGATATAAAAAAGAGACCCACGGCTGGGATTGGGGGAATTACAGAGAAAGGAGAGAGTTCGGAAATAAACAGAGAGCTAGACATCACGGACAGAACAAGAATAGCGCGTTGATTTTTCTTCCTTTGTCCGGCTAAACTCGTTTCTATAGTGTAGATGAAGCTCGAACTTTGAGTAACGATGCTTATATATTGatttagtattttattattcgaatcgtggttGTATGACATAAAGATttattttcaatattaatttttccAATCACATCTTGTGTATGAATTCCTGGGATTTATGCACGTTCATACAACGGTTGTTAAATGTTTTGTGATAACTGAgtaagatgggttatgctcTGTAAGACACTCCAtgctattagacgatccgtgccatagagacggatcgtattagtaagacggttcgtgctaggTGGCAATACCCCATGCTATTCGGTAATTCATAGAAATCTTTTGGTGATACCGTGAGGGCCCGCGAACCCTAACGATATCTagattgattcgaataatagacctttatcatcgtatagaaattgttacaacgggtcgagtggattcgaaaccctagatcttttctctcataaactttttttattttttaattgctttaatttaatttagcttttaatattttcgaaattcaacaatcaaatctctttttgaattaagttagaaattaATTAGAACTACTGTAATTTAGCCTTTGTAGTCCATGAGAACGATATTTGGAGTACTTATCTTTTAGGTAGTAGaaattattctgttttattaattattttttatacgAAAACGACATGATCATTAACGGAGAACATGATTAATTCCtttaattttgatttctttAATACATGTGTAATATATGAATGTTTGTAGCAGTGATTAATTTCGTCACTTCCAAATCAAGATCTGCTTCTCCCTCTGCCTCTGGCGCGCAAGAGTGCATGGGAGGACTTATCCAGGTTAAATTCTTGGAGTTAGGCCGCAAGAAAGTTAATTTCTCGTAAATTATCTTGTTGGCCCGCCTGTGATTAGATCGGTGAGAGAATTCGTTGAGGTGCACGTAACATAACCCGGACACCAtcgaaacaataaaaaaaagagtgggacATAAAAGAAGTATTAGGCCTTGTTCCTTTGA is a window encoding:
- the LOC131317903 gene encoding uncharacterized protein LOC131317903, whose product is MGNCMERSRQGQEVGRKQGEQENEEKESGFVKEGGFENGGGGIRIKIVLTKEELEWLMFELQKGKNGKKLEDVLGEIEKGRGKIVGWKPSLESIVESREVVEMDR